CTAAGAAGGCTAAGAAAATCAAGGCTAAGAAGGGCAAGGTCGCCAAGGCTGCTCCGGCAGTCGAAAAGGTCCCGGTCATGGAAAAGGTCCAGGCTGAACGCATCGATACCGTCATGGTCGATCAGCCGGTCATGAAGACTGATCCGAAGCTTGCTTCTGCAGTTTCTCAGTTCTTTAGCTACATCGGCAAGGTGTTCCATGGTGATCTCGGTCTCTCTTACCAGAACAACGAACCGGTGACGAACGTTATCAAGAAGTCCCTCCCGTGGACTCTCGCTATCCAGGCTCCGACGATTCTTCTCGGCTGGATTGTGGGTAACCTTCTTGGTGCCTTCGCTGCTTACAAGCGCGGCATTTTTGACAAGGTATTCTTCCCGTGCGCCATGTTCTTAAACGGTGTGCCGTTCTTCGTGTTCGGTATGCTCTTGGTGGCCCTCTTCTCCATCACGCTCGGCTGGTTCCCGGCTATGGGCGCTTACAGCCCGGACATTCCGGAACTCACGTTCAGCTGGGCTTGCATCAAGAGCGTCAGCTGGTACTACGTGCTCCCGTTCTTCTCTGTGTTCCCGATTCTTCTTTCTGGTCAGGCAACGGGTATGCGTTCCATGTCCATTTACGAACTCGGTACAGACTACATGAAGTATGCTAAGTGGCTTGGCCTGCGCGAAGGCAAGATTATTAGCTATGTGTTCCGCAACGCTATGCTCCCGCAGCTCACTGGTCTTGCCCAGAGCCTCGGTGCCATGGTGGGTGGCGCTCTCATTACCGAAATGATCTTCTCTTATCCGGGTCTCGGTATGGCAATGCTCAATGCCATTCAGAAGAACGACTACGCAACGATTCAGGGTTGCACCTTGATGATTTCGACTTGCGTTCTCGTTGCAAACTTTGCAGTTGACGTTTTGATCGCAGTCTTTGACCCGCGTGTCAAGGCCGGTCTCCAGATGGGAGGTAAGTAATCATGGGTAAGCTTTTAAGAAACCTTCTCAAGTCCCCGATGTTCGTGATTGGCGTGTCCATCTTCGTGCTCACGCTCCTCATCGCCATCTTTGGACCTCTTTTCTACAACGTAGACACTCACGCTCGTGACATCGTCGCTGGCCCGTATGCAGGTTCTAGCTCTGCTCACTGGCTTGGCACGGACCACCTTGGCCGTGACTACGTGTCCCTCTTGATTGCAGGCCTTCGCAGCTCCCTTTATGTGGGCTTCGTTGCTGGTATCATTGCAACGACGATTGGTGTGCTTATCGGTTTGTTCGGCGGTTTCCGCGGTGGCTGGATTGATGAAGTATTGAACATGCTCACCAACATCTTCATCGTTATCCCGCAGTTCGTGATTCTCGTTCTTATCAGCTCCGCTGTTAAGGATGGCCGTTCCCTCACCTTGATTGGTCTCATCATCGGTCTTACCGCTTGGAGCTGGTCTGCCCGTGCCGTTCGTGCTCAGGCTTCTTCTCTCCGTAGCCGCGACCACATCGCCCTTGCCCGCCTCAACGGTGCATCGACGCTCACGATTGTGATCAAGCATGTGCTTCCGTACTTGCTCTCGTACGTGTTCATGGTGTTCATCATGCAGGTGTCTTCCGGTATTCTTTCCGAAGCTTCCATCTCCATGATCGGTCTTGGCCCTGTCGATTCCACCAGCCTCGGTATCATCTTGAACCAGGCTAAGGATAACGGTGCTCTCTCCGACTCCATCTGGATTGCATTCATCCCGGCAACGATCGTCGTTACCCTCACGGTGTTTGCTCTCTACCTGATCAACACTTCCATGGAAGGCGTCTTCAACCCGCGCCTGCGCAAGTAAGAGGAAAAAAATGTCTGAAAATGTTTTTGAAGTTGACCACTTGGGTCTTTATTACCTCGGCCGTTTTGGAGACAAGACTCACGCTGTTACAGACGTGTCCTTCTCCATGAAGCAGGGGGAAATTCTCGGTATCGCCGGTGAATCGGGTTGCGGTAAGTCCACGCTCGTTTCTGGCCTTATGGGTATGTGCATTCCGCCGCTTTACCCGGAAACGGGTGACGTTCGCGTGAAGAACGGCGACAAGATGGAATCCCTCATGAACCGCAGCGTCGAAGATGTTCGTGCGAATGTCCTCGCTCAGCAGGTTTCCATGATTCCGCAGGGCGCATTCAACGCTCTGAACCCGGTCCGCAAGATTAAGGATATCGCAGCAGACGTGCTCAAGGCTCACTTGAAGCCGGGCGAGAAGCTCGATTCCAAGCAGATCTACGATCGCGTTTACGCCCACTTCGACCGTATCGGCATGGATACGAAGCGCGTGCTCAATTCCTTCCCGATCAACCTCACTGCAGGTGAACGCCAGCGTTGCGTGATTGCAATTTCCACGATTCTTCTCCCGAAGATGGTGATTGCTGACGAACCGACTTCTGCTTTGGACGTCTCCACGCAGAAGGAAGTGATCAAGATGATTTTCGACTTGCTCGACAAGGGCATCTTCCAGTCGATGATCTTCATTACCCACGAACTTCCGCTCCTCTACCACGTGGCCGATAACATCGCTATCATGTACGCAGGCGAAATCGTGGAAAAGGGTACTGCAGAACAGGTCGTCAAGGATCCGCGTCATCCGTATACGCAGGCCTTGATGGGCGCTATGCTCAGTACCGAGGCCAGCCAGCGTGGCCGTCATCCGGTGGCTATCGAAGGTGCTCCTCCTAGCCTCAAGAACAAGATTGTGGGCTGCCGCTTCGCTCCGCGTTGCAGCAAGGCATGCCCGGACTGCAAGAAGAATACCCAGAATCTCCGCATTGTCGGCGATCGTGACGTGAGGTGCGATTATGCAAAGTGATAAGCCCATTGTTTTTTCTGCCAAGCGCATCAGCAAGGATTTCGGTGCCGGCAAGAGCTTGAAGACTGCTGTTAAGGATGTTTCCTTTGACATCTATGACGAAGAATTCATCTCCATCGTGGGTGGTTCTGGTTGCGGTAAGTCCGTGCTTGCTAAGATTATGCTCGGCCTTTACCAGCCGACTCGCGGTCAGTTCCTCTATCGCGACAAGCCAATCAAGAACCTGAAAGACCACTGGAACGAAGTACAGTCCGTTTTCCAGGATCCGTTTGGTTGCTTCAACCAGTTCTTCACAATCAGAAGCCAGCTCGAAGACGCTCTCAACATCTTGAAGGATAAGCCCTCCAAGGAAGAAGTCCGTCGCCGCGTTGACGAAGGTCTCAAGGCTGTGAACGTCGCTCCGGCAGATATCGAAGGCAAGTACCCGTTCGAACTCTCCGGTGGTCAGATGCAGCGTATGCTTCTCGCTCGTATCTTCGCGCTCCGTCCGAAGGTTTTGATTGCTGACGAAGCTACCTCCATGGTGGACGCCTGCGTGCGTGCAAACATCCTCGATTACCTCCGCAAGTTGAAAGACGAACTGAAGATGACCGTGGTGTTCGTGACCCACGATATCGGCCTTGCAAACTACGTTTCTGACCGTATCTTCATCATGCACGACGGTAAGATTGTGAACCAGGGTACTCCTGCTGAAGTGCTCGACAACACAAACGAACCGCATACGCTCCGCTTGCTCGATGATATCCCGGAAGTCCACAAGACTGAATGGATCAAGAACAGCCATCGCAGCAAAAAGTAATTGGCGCGTGTCATCCTGAGCGAAGAGGCGTCGCCTCGTAGTCGAAGGATCTAGTGCAATTTGAAAAGCCGCAGCAACCGCTGCGGTTTTTCTTTTATATAAAAAGCCTAACGTTTTTTACGTCAGGCTTTCCTGTGAATTTGCAATATCTGTTTAGTCTACGACACAGCGGATTGCCCCGTAATCGACGTCATTGCGAGCCGGACCGGGATAATATTCATCGATTCCATTACCGGACCAGCGGTAATAATGGTAGTGGTCAAAGTCAGAACCGATGTTTCGGGTTAGTCTGTTGATGTTGATCCATGTTTGACTCTTGGAGTCGTAAGCGCCATTTTCGAGCATTCCAAGACCGCTTGCGTTGTTCAGCTTTTTGAAGTCGTCGTAGAAATCATCGTTTTCGAAGTAGGCGGTATAAGCCGTGAACAGCTCATTGAACTTGTATTTTTCCCACAGCAATCTGTATTCCGTTGAAAGTGGCAGATGCGTTCCCTTGGGGCACAGACCCTGCTTTTTGTTGAAGTCGATGGTGTCTCCGTTCAGGGCTTGTACTACCGTGTACATTCTTCCGTAAATGTCGCAGTATTTTTCGTCATTGGCGGGGCAGACAGAGCCTTCGCTGGCGTAGTTCAGGTTTTCTGCAAACCAGACGACTCCATCGATATCGATGGTCTTGTAGTATTGCCCGTCTCTTTCGTCCTGGATTGTTCCATACGTTTTTTCTGGATTGAGCAGGAACCACGAATATTTAAAGACTTTTCCGCTTGATTTTTCGTAGAGCGTATTGTCCTTGCATTCGTACTTTGTGCCGTCGTAAGAGCGGCCGCGGCAGAAATCGTAGGCAATGTCGCCTTGGCAGAACTGCTTTGTGTTGTCAATCGTTTTTCCGCCGCAATCTTCGATATTGCTCAGGCAGCGGATCGAAAGCTTGGTGCCTGGTTCTGCATTAGAAAAGCAGGCGAGCTTTGAAGGGTCGTTTACTTTGCTGTTGCAGAAATATCCCGAGTTGTTTGTTTTCTTGTTAGATGACGGGTGGGGATTGAGTTTTAGAAAGTCTCCCGTTTTGTAATCTCTAGAATTTCTTGTGGAACTCCAAAAGTTTTCGTCAGTGCCCGTGCCGTCTCCGGTAAGGACTGGCTTTGCGTTAAAGCCGTAGTCGTCTGTTCCATTCCAGTTTCCCTGTTCGTCGTTAGGCCAGCCGGTTGTGCTTTTTAGCTTTTGTGCGGCGACTTCGGCACCGCCTGCAAAATTGACAAGTGCTTCAAGTTCTTTAAGCGAGGGAAGGTGGAACCCTTCCGGGCATACGTCTTGTGCGTTTTCGAAGGTGTAAAGGCTGGAATCGCCGTAGCTCAAGTTCTCGGCCATCCATGTCTGGGGTCCGATTTTGGCGAGCTTGTATGTTTTGCCATCGCGGGCGTCCGTAAATGAACCGCTAGGCGCCTTGATGCTTTCGCTCGAAGAGGATTCTGGAATTTGGGACGAGGAAGATTCTGTGGCGCTGCTAGATTGCGGCAGGGAATCGCTTGATGAAGATTCTGAAACTTGCTTTTGTGATGATGAGGATTTTGGGGAGTTACTTTTTTCCGAAGAAGATTCGGAATCCTTTGTTTTCCCTGTTTCAGAGGAAGAAGAATCTTCCGGGTTTTCGATTTCATCAGAGCTAGATGAAATATTGGCAAAAAGTTCATCGTTTGCAGATGAAGAATCTGTACAAGCTGTAAATGTTAGGGATAATAGCGCAGAGGCTGTTAGGCAAGCGGCGGCCTTTGTAAAATTATTCATAATTTATCTCCTTTGGTGAGATAAAGTAGAAATTTTTAGTTTGTTAGACCATGATGAGTTAGAATTTTGGCGTTGATGCCGTCTTTTGGCGAAGTCGAAGATTTTTGCAATTAAAAATATATATTACTTCTATGACAACATTTTTTTCACGTTTTTCTTTTGGATGGAGCTTTACGTTGGCGACCCTGTCGCTTGCGTTTTTGCCGTCGTCGGTTTTTGCAGCGGGTCTTGTGAAGCAAAATATTGATACGACCGATGCCATGCGTACACTCGCTAATTACGATCGCGGATTCTACACGCCGCAGGTGTTGCATATAAAGCCATCGGGCTCTAAGCCGATTGAAAAGCCGTACAGTAAGCTTTTGCACTTGCGTGCCGAAATTTCGGAATTCAGCAGTCGAGCTTGGCTCGGGATTGATACGACTGGCGGCAAGAAGGATACGACTTGGGGAAAGAGCCAAGATTTGACCGAAGATGCTCTGAACGTATTGCAGACGACGTTTGACAATATCCGCGCGAACAAGGGCTTTGTGATTGTGCGTATCTGTTATGACCCGTGGTACAATGGTCGCAGCAATGTGACTCCGGAGCACAAGTGGGTATTACGCCATGTGGAACAGCTCGCTCCAGTGCTTTCGAAAAATACCGATGTGATTGTCGCGCTTGAAATGGGTATGCACGGCGCCTATGGCGAAATGCATTCCGACACGAGCATTACTTATGACCGCGTTGCCGAAGCGACGAACCTGATGCTACGCAATACGCCTCCCGAGCTCAAAATTTTAACGCGAACGGGCAACTATTCAGCGAAGGTACTCGGCTTTGATAACTGGGGCGTGGATTTTAATATTGAAGGTGAAAAGTTCGCAGAAATTGCAAAGGCCAAGGGCGACACCATGTATCGCGTCGGGATGTTCAACGACGGCTACTTGGGAACGCAATATGATTACGGCACGTGGGGCGCGGACTGCAAAACGTCCATTTGCCGTGAAGAAGGTGTTGCCTGGCTCGAAAAGTACGGCATCAACACGCCATACGGCGGCGAAGCGCTTACAACGGCGAATGGCTACCAGGTCATCAATACGCCGGAATTCCTCGCGTACGAGGGCTTCCGCACGCACACGAGCTATTTGAATATCCAGTGGAACAACAACCTGATTAATAGCTGGAAAAAGACGCTGTTCAAGCAGAAAGACTTCGATTATGATCCGGCGCGAGTCGATTCGCTGACGGGCTTCAAGTATATCAATGACCACTTGGGCTACCGCTTTGTGCTGCGAGAATCGTGGTTAAGCGATACGGTGGGGGCTGACCATATGCTCCATGCGAAATTCCGCGTGCAGAATGTGGGCTTTGGCAACCTCACTTGGAAGGCTCCGGTAAAACTTGCCATTTTGGAAGACCTGGAAGGTAGCGATTTGGATATGTGCCTTGACATGGATTATGTGGACTTGCCCGATGTTGATTTTAGAGATGTCCATAGCCGCACCATCTCGGTCGCAGGCGGTGATACTGTGATGACGTTTGACGGAAACAACGAAATTGAAGTTGCGGCCAAGTTGAATCTGTCTGGCAAGGGGCGTTTTATGGTGTTTCTGAAGGTTGGCGACATTGAGTTTGCCAATGATTGGTCGGGAGGAAAGGGTACTTGTGGCCTAGAACAGCCTGCCGCTTATTTAGGCAAGTTCTATTTTGATGAGAATGTTCAGTCCATTGCGCCGCGCATTCGTCGTAGCTCTGTGCAAAAGTCCCAAATGCCTTACGTTCTGCGTACACGCAATAACGTGATTATCCGCGATGGCGACCGCTCTTACAAGCCGAACGGCACGAAACAGTAGTAACATGGTTCTTCGCAAAACAGCATTGTCATGCCCGCTGGAGCCTGTACTGCCTGCACT
This genomic interval from Fibrobacter sp. UBA4297 contains the following:
- a CDS encoding FISUMP domain-containing protein, which produces MNNFTKAAACLTASALLSLTFTACTDSSSANDELFANISSSSDEIENPEDSSSSETGKTKDSESSSEKSNSPKSSSSQKQVSESSSSDSLPQSSSATESSSSQIPESSSSESIKAPSGSFTDARDGKTYKLAKIGPQTWMAENLSYGDSSLYTFENAQDVCPEGFHLPSLKELEALVNFAGGAEVAAQKLKSTTGWPNDEQGNWNGTDDYGFNAKPVLTGDGTGTDENFWSSTRNSRDYKTGDFLKLNPHPSSNKKTNNSGYFCNSKVNDPSKLACFSNAEPGTKLSIRCLSNIEDCGGKTIDNTKQFCQGDIAYDFCRGRSYDGTKYECKDNTLYEKSSGKVFKYSWFLLNPEKTYGTIQDERDGQYYKTIDIDGVVWFAENLNYASEGSVCPANDEKYCDIYGRMYTVVQALNGDTIDFNKKQGLCPKGTHLPLSTEYRLLWEKYKFNELFTAYTAYFENDDFYDDFKKLNNASGLGMLENGAYDSKSQTWININRLTRNIGSDFDHYHYYRWSGNGIDEYYPGPARNDVDYGAIRCVVD
- a CDS encoding ABC transporter ATP-binding protein, whose product is MQSDKPIVFSAKRISKDFGAGKSLKTAVKDVSFDIYDEEFISIVGGSGCGKSVLAKIMLGLYQPTRGQFLYRDKPIKNLKDHWNEVQSVFQDPFGCFNQFFTIRSQLEDALNILKDKPSKEEVRRRVDEGLKAVNVAPADIEGKYPFELSGGQMQRMLLARIFALRPKVLIADEATSMVDACVRANILDYLRKLKDELKMTVVFVTHDIGLANYVSDRIFIMHDGKIVNQGTPAEVLDNTNEPHTLRLLDDIPEVHKTEWIKNSHRSKK
- a CDS encoding ABC transporter permease, with protein sequence KKAKKIKAKKGKVAKAAPAVEKVPVMEKVQAERIDTVMVDQPVMKTDPKLASAVSQFFSYIGKVFHGDLGLSYQNNEPVTNVIKKSLPWTLAIQAPTILLGWIVGNLLGAFAAYKRGIFDKVFFPCAMFLNGVPFFVFGMLLVALFSITLGWFPAMGAYSPDIPELTFSWACIKSVSWYYVLPFFSVFPILLSGQATGMRSMSIYELGTDYMKYAKWLGLREGKIISYVFRNAMLPQLTGLAQSLGAMVGGALITEMIFSYPGLGMAMLNAIQKNDYATIQGCTLMISTCVLVANFAVDVLIAVFDPRVKAGLQMGGK
- a CDS encoding ABC transporter permease; its protein translation is MGKLLRNLLKSPMFVIGVSIFVLTLLIAIFGPLFYNVDTHARDIVAGPYAGSSSAHWLGTDHLGRDYVSLLIAGLRSSLYVGFVAGIIATTIGVLIGLFGGFRGGWIDEVLNMLTNIFIVIPQFVILVLISSAVKDGRSLTLIGLIIGLTAWSWSARAVRAQASSLRSRDHIALARLNGASTLTIVIKHVLPYLLSYVFMVFIMQVSSGILSEASISMIGLGPVDSTSLGIILNQAKDNGALSDSIWIAFIPATIVVTLTVFALYLINTSMEGVFNPRLRK
- a CDS encoding ABC transporter ATP-binding protein, producing MSENVFEVDHLGLYYLGRFGDKTHAVTDVSFSMKQGEILGIAGESGCGKSTLVSGLMGMCIPPLYPETGDVRVKNGDKMESLMNRSVEDVRANVLAQQVSMIPQGAFNALNPVRKIKDIAADVLKAHLKPGEKLDSKQIYDRVYAHFDRIGMDTKRVLNSFPINLTAGERQRCVIAISTILLPKMVIADEPTSALDVSTQKEVIKMIFDLLDKGIFQSMIFITHELPLLYHVADNIAIMYAGEIVEKGTAEQVVKDPRHPYTQALMGAMLSTEASQRGRHPVAIEGAPPSLKNKIVGCRFAPRCSKACPDCKKNTQNLRIVGDRDVRCDYAK
- a CDS encoding DUF4832 domain-containing protein, with translation MATLSLAFLPSSVFAAGLVKQNIDTTDAMRTLANYDRGFYTPQVLHIKPSGSKPIEKPYSKLLHLRAEISEFSSRAWLGIDTTGGKKDTTWGKSQDLTEDALNVLQTTFDNIRANKGFVIVRICYDPWYNGRSNVTPEHKWVLRHVEQLAPVLSKNTDVIVALEMGMHGAYGEMHSDTSITYDRVAEATNLMLRNTPPELKILTRTGNYSAKVLGFDNWGVDFNIEGEKFAEIAKAKGDTMYRVGMFNDGYLGTQYDYGTWGADCKTSICREEGVAWLEKYGINTPYGGEALTTANGYQVINTPEFLAYEGFRTHTSYLNIQWNNNLINSWKKTLFKQKDFDYDPARVDSLTGFKYINDHLGYRFVLRESWLSDTVGADHMLHAKFRVQNVGFGNLTWKAPVKLAILEDLEGSDLDMCLDMDYVDLPDVDFRDVHSRTISVAGGDTVMTFDGNNEIEVAAKLNLSGKGRFMVFLKVGDIEFANDWSGGKGTCGLEQPAAYLGKFYFDENVQSIAPRIRRSSVQKSQMPYVLRTRNNVIIRDGDRSYKPNGTKQ